A single Verrucomicrobiia bacterium DNA region contains:
- a CDS encoding NADPH-dependent assimilatory sulfite reductase hemoprotein subunit, translated as MTTIATEKKVSHNEELKSSIPTLSGNIYATIADDSVDHFSAEDIQYLKFHGSYQQDDRDLRKTGKKYIMMVRGRIPGGVLTAKQWTVFDELATQYGNNTLRLTTRQSIQFHGVVKSNLRPLIKRINESLLSTLSACGDITRNVMAPPTPAYTQARDQVYADAHEVVRALAPRTKAYHSIWIDGVQLDNEAPENKDFEDPLYGKAYLPRKFKVAFVVPPVNDVDILTNCLGFIAIVENDRLVGYNVCVGGSMGRSHGNVATYPRIADVIGFITPDKVVSVAKAVLTIHRDFGDRVDRRHARLKYVIAERGAAWARNEVNQRADTLLAPPRPYKFTSSTDLLGWRQAVDGKWFLGVYVDMGRVKDAQKTALRQVAEQFPNLEFRITPNQNVILVNASDEDKVAITRLLQAAGLKTERQASLLRSTALACPALPTCGLALAESERMLPGVIDRIEKICDDLGLGNEEIIIRSTGCPNGCARPYMAEIAFVGKGPGRYQVWLGGNAAGTRLNRLWKDVVKDVDLEAELRPLFARFATERNSDERFGDWCDRALWTEAAVTN; from the coding sequence ATGACGACGATAGCGACTGAGAAAAAAGTGAGCCACAATGAAGAGCTTAAATCTTCAATCCCTACTTTATCGGGTAACATTTACGCAACCATCGCTGATGATTCGGTGGATCATTTTTCAGCCGAGGATATCCAGTATCTAAAATTTCACGGGTCCTATCAGCAGGATGATCGCGATCTGCGCAAAACCGGAAAGAAATACATCATGATGGTGCGGGGACGGATTCCGGGTGGCGTCCTGACGGCGAAACAGTGGACGGTATTCGATGAGTTGGCCACCCAGTACGGCAACAACACCTTGCGGCTGACCACGCGCCAAAGCATCCAGTTTCATGGTGTGGTGAAATCCAATTTGCGTCCGTTGATCAAGCGGATCAACGAATCACTGCTCTCCACGTTGTCGGCTTGCGGTGACATCACGCGCAACGTGATGGCGCCGCCTACGCCAGCCTACACCCAGGCGCGCGATCAAGTTTATGCTGATGCGCATGAGGTCGTCCGCGCGCTCGCGCCACGCACCAAGGCGTATCACTCGATCTGGATTGATGGCGTGCAGTTGGACAACGAAGCGCCGGAGAACAAGGACTTCGAGGACCCGCTCTACGGCAAGGCCTATTTGCCGCGGAAGTTCAAAGTGGCTTTCGTGGTGCCGCCCGTGAACGATGTGGACATTCTCACCAACTGCCTGGGCTTTATCGCCATTGTCGAGAACGATCGCCTCGTCGGTTACAACGTCTGTGTGGGCGGCAGCATGGGGCGGAGCCACGGAAACGTGGCGACTTACCCGCGCATCGCCGATGTGATCGGCTTCATCACTCCGGACAAAGTGGTGAGCGTCGCCAAAGCGGTGCTGACCATTCATCGCGATTTTGGTGATCGCGTGGATCGTCGGCACGCCCGGTTGAAATACGTCATCGCGGAGCGTGGCGCGGCGTGGGCGCGGAACGAAGTGAATCAGCGCGCCGATACCTTGTTGGCGCCGCCCCGGCCTTACAAGTTTACGAGCAGCACGGATTTGCTCGGCTGGCGTCAGGCCGTGGATGGGAAATGGTTTTTGGGAGTCTATGTTGACATGGGGCGGGTTAAAGACGCGCAAAAAACGGCTTTACGTCAGGTGGCCGAGCAATTTCCAAATCTGGAATTCCGCATCACTCCCAATCAGAACGTGATTCTCGTCAATGCCAGCGACGAAGATAAAGTCGCCATCACCCGTTTGCTTCAGGCGGCGGGACTCAAGACGGAGCGCCAGGCCTCATTGTTGCGCTCCACCGCGCTGGCGTGCCCCGCATTGCCCACCTGCGGATTGGCCTTGGCCGAATCCGAACGGATGTTGCCCGGCGTCATTGACCGAATCGAAAAGATTTGCGACGACCTCGGTTTGGGCAATGAGGAAATCATCATTCGCTCCACGGGTTGCCCGAACGGCTGCGCCCGGCCCTACATGGCGGAGATCGCCTTTGTGGGGAAAGGACCGGGCCGATATCAGGTTTGGTTGGGCGGTAATGCCGCTGGAACGCGCTTGAATCGTCTCTGGAAAGACGTGGTCAAGGACGTGGATCTGGAAGCGGAGTTGCGACCTTTGTTTGCGCGCTTTGCCACCGAGCGAAATTCCGACGAGCGGTTTGGCGATTGGTGCGATCGCGCACTCTGGACGGAAGCCGCCGTTACAAATTAA